Below is a genomic region from Candidatus Lernaella stagnicola.
TTTTCGTGCCGTGATAAACCCGATGCCGCACCCCGAGATCGGCCGCCAGCTTCTGCAGTTCGCACGTGTTGTTACGGGCGCAATACAAGCAATCGTCCGGGTGATTGGCCAGCAAAAGTTCGATGATCGTCTTGCGGGCCGTGACCGCGCGGGGCGAGTGAGTCTTAACCTTCAGCCCCGGCGAAACCGGAAACGCGCAACTGGGCACCAGACCCGGCCGACCTTCCACTTCCACAACACACATGCGGCATGAGCCGCTGGGAAACAACCCTTCTATGTGGCACAGGGTTGGAACGTTGATGCCGTTGCGCCGCAAAGTCGTCAGCAGCATTTCGCCGGGCTTGGCTTCGATGGTTTTTCCGTTGACTTCTATTTGTACCATGTCCGGCCTCCTTACCGCGCCACGATGGCGTTAAAGCGGCAAACGTCCACGCAACTGCCGCAGCCGATGCATTTTTCTTGCAAGATGTAATGGGGCGCCTTCTTGTTGCCCATGATCGCCTCGGCCGGGCACTGCGCGGCGCACAATGTGCAGCCCTTGCAGGCATCGGCGTCAATCGTATAGGTCAGCAATTCGGCGCAAACGCCGGCGGCACAATGCCGCTCGAAAATGTGGTCCTCGTATTCGTCGCGGAACCACCGCAACGTGCTGAGCACGGGGTTGGGCGCTGTTTGCCCCAAGCCGCACAAGCTCGTGTCTTTGATCACTCCGGCCAGCTTTTCCAAATGCATCACGCCTTTGAAGCGCTCCAGGGCTTGAATGCCGCTTTCCGAACGCCGCCCCCGGGTGATGCTGTCGAGGATCTCCAACATGCGCCGCGTACCCTCACGGCACGGGATGCATTTGCCACAGCTTTCGGCTTGGACGAATTCCATGAAGAACTTGGCGACGTTGACCATGCAGTTGTCTTCGTCCATGACCACTAGGCCGCCCGAGCCCATCATCGCGCTCACGGTCTTGAGCGACTCGTAGTCCACCTCGATATCCAGTTGGCTGTCGGGAATGCAGCCGCCGGAAGGACCGCCGATCTGCACGGCCTTGAATTTCTTGTCGTTGGGGCAGCCGCCGCCGATGTCCATTACGATACGACGCATCGTGGTGCCCATCGCGACCTCGACCAGGCCGGTGCGCGACACTTTGCCCGACAACGCGAAAACCTTCGTTCCCTTGCTGCCCTCAGTGCCCACCGACGCGAACCAGTCGGCGCCGTTGTTGATAATGTTGGCCAAATTGGCCATCGTCTCCACATTGTTGATGATCGTCGGCTTGTCGAACAAACCCTGCACCGCCGGGAACGGTGGGCGCGGACGCGGCATACCGCGTTTGCCTTCGATGCTATGTATCAACGCTGTTTCTTCTCCACAGACGAAAGCGCCCGCGCCCATCTTGATGACGATTTCCAGATTAAAACCGCTGTCCAACATGTTGTGGCCCAGCAGGCCGTAATCCTTCGCCTGCGCGATGGCCTGTTTG
It encodes:
- a CDS encoding NADH-quinone oxidoreductase subunit NuoF, whose translation is MAEALYHYFGDKCWHQPEKPCPDFVDCLHHGPACADEAAREEYAKLLAAQRREDVAKPTIFVGMGTCGLGAGANKTVAAVKAYVDEKGLDVDLVEVGCIGMCSSEPILEVQLPEKARVAFAHVTGDKVPALLDEALDGIFEPKMVIGQHRQAGDGEAAWSDTPYLDEHEFFGGQTRWVLANCGIIDPTHIEEYVARGGYAAMAKVLKGMTPPEVCDVVEKSGLRGRGGGGFPTGTKWKFAMKAKGTQKYIVCNADEGDPGAFMDRAVVEGDVHRVLEGIVIAAYAIGASKAYIYIRAEYPLAIKRLKQAIAQAKDYGLLGHNMLDSGFNLEIVIKMGAGAFVCGEETALIHSIEGKRGMPRPRPPFPAVQGLFDKPTIINNVETMANLANIINNGADWFASVGTEGSKGTKVFALSGKVSRTGLVEVAMGTTMRRIVMDIGGGCPNDKKFKAVQIGGPSGGCIPDSQLDIEVDYESLKTVSAMMGSGGLVVMDEDNCMVNVAKFFMEFVQAESCGKCIPCREGTRRMLEILDSITRGRRSESGIQALERFKGVMHLEKLAGVIKDTSLCGLGQTAPNPVLSTLRWFRDEYEDHIFERHCAAGVCAELLTYTIDADACKGCTLCAAQCPAEAIMGNKKAPHYILQEKCIGCGSCVDVCRFNAIVAR